One window from the genome of Hydractinia symbiolongicarpus strain clone_291-10 chromosome 1, HSymV2.1, whole genome shotgun sequence encodes:
- the LOC130648638 gene encoding uncharacterized protein LOC130648638 — MSVISIAVGDALKSLKYWIDQDADEFSVEKVDESMLTKMDDIINEIQDKSITQFAELCDKYIHQVLLGKRPNYRLDVFKHKVVEIDGQRLMPHHLMYHNVESGYGNFKDTQLDSMKVVLNKFVDCDNQERLVVDVLQYIVVLWTTIGFCKVSPAVARFYLAEGGKDRGKEAYDMLERRFMKRSSIIATEVKKREKGNDEKIAEQEGSIKTNVEVGQKRTYKKEKKICPECGESKFNLPRHVED; from the exons atgtctgTTATAAGCATTGCAGTTGGTGATGCATTAAAATCATTGAAGTATTGGATTGATCAGGATGCTGATGAATTTTCTG TTGAAAAGGTTGACGAATCTATGTTGACTAAAATGGATGATATTATTAACGAGATACAAGACAAATCCATAACACAATTTGCAGAGTTGTGTGATAAATATATCCACCAAGTGCTGCTGGGGAAAAGACCAAATTATCGCCTTGATGTCTTCAAACACAAAGTAGTTGAAATTGATGGACAGAGATTGATGCCACACCATTTGATGTACCATAATGTTGAAAGTGGTTATGGTAATTTTAAAGACACCCAATTAGATTCTATGAAGGTGGTCCTTAACAAATTTGTGGACTGCGATAACCAAGAGAGACTTGTTGTGGATGTTTTGCAGTACATAGTGGTGTTGTGGACTACTATTGGTTTTTGCAAAGTTAGCCCTGCAGTGGCACGTTTTTACCTGGCTGAGGGAGGTAAAGATAGAGGCAAAGAAGCTTATGACATGCTCGAGCGGAGAT TTATGAAACGATCAAGTATAATAGCAACGGAAGTAAAGAAAAGGGAGAAGGGAAATGACGAGAAAATTGCAGAACAAGAGGGATCTATTAAAACAAATGTTGAGGTG GGCCAAAAGAGGACGTACAAAAAGGAGAAGAAGATCTGTCCAGAATGTGGGgaaagtaaatttaatttgccTCGTCACGTGGAAGATTAA
- the LOC130648595 gene encoding uncharacterized protein LOC130648595, giving the protein MDRRKNTNPQANSDIDNVSLDEQSMDSSFIDDDSDCVQSIDINNYNESEDSIVEPDVDSESPLNRKILLCGNPGTGKSHLVKTIIAFAIENKYDATPTALLADSYRQCFSTITCKTIHSAFLIPVEDSPWEINWHISWFQLIVVDEIGQVNSHIIKHIMKTFDALPSNPIIIFLGDAHQSLPLITVQEKTNFDSSFFSSLMTRLFKKIELHTSHRSTTLYKEFLDKIRSFNITFDEIKRIFEHTKIPSTNKVTGERILAIITENPNTIYIASSHKTKDFINKTVMNYLFRDEEPDIEASISTYSNFTITPTTNINFISK; this is encoded by the exons ATGGATCGCAGAAAAAAT ACAAATCCACAAGCTAATTCTGATATCGACAATGTTTCCCTCGACGAACAGTCAATGGATTCAAGCTTCATTGATGACGACAGCGATTGTGTTCAAAGTATTGATATTAATAACTACAATGAATCGGAAGATAGTATCGTCGAACCAGATGTTGATAGCGAATCTCCTTTAAATCGCAAAATTTTACTTTGTGGCAACCCAGGAACAG gaAAATCGCATTTGGTAAAAACCATAATAGCATTCGCGATAGAAAACAAATATGACGCTACACCAACGGCACTACTCGCCGATAGCTACAGACAATGTTTTTCAACGATCACTTGCAAAACAATACATTCTGCCTTTTTAATACCAGTTGAAGATTCACCATGGGAAATAAATTGGCATATTAGTTGGTTCCAGCTTATTGTAGTGGATGAG ATTGGTCAAGTCAATTCTCACATAATCAAGCATATAATGAAAACCTTTGATGCACTTCCATCGAATCCTATTATAATTTTTCTGGGAGATGCGCATCAAAGTTTACCACTAATTACGgttcaagaaaaaacaaactttgatTCAAGCTTTTTCTCAAGTTTGATGActcgtttatttaaaaaaattgaactacATACCTCACATCGTAGCACAACTTTGTATAAAGAGTTTCTGGACAAAATCAGAAGTTTTAA tattacATTTGACGAAATAAAACGTATTTTTGAGCATACAAAAATACCAAGTACCAACAAAGTCACCGGCGAAAGGATTTTAGCCATAATTACAGAGAATCCAAATACCATATATATAGCATCTTCCCACAAGACAAAAGATTTCATTAACAAAACTGTGATGAATTACCTTTTCCGCGACGAAGAACCCGACATTGAGGCAAGTATTTCAACCTACAGTAATTTCACCATTACTCCAACAACGAATATCAACTTTATATCCAAATAA
- the LOC130648629 gene encoding uncharacterized protein LOC130648629 yields the protein MLTENRDQMGSFMNGVIGKIINVQSTIIAVETARTTVYVYPIYDSHRTYYYPIIPAYCQTALKCQGQTLPHITWAIDRDTIGPGIGYVVLSRVREARNVEFATVLTAKHITPMTILQS from the exons ATGTTGACGGAAAATCGCGATCAAATGGGTTCTTTTATGAATGGCGTCATAG GTAAAATAATCAATGTGCAATCAACCATCATTGCTGTAGAAACCGCAAGAACGACAGTTTACGTTTATCCGATATATGACAGCCACAGAACCTATTATTATCCAATCATACCTGCATATTGTCAAACGGCTTTAAAATGTCAAG gacaaacacTCCCACATATTACCTGGGCCATCGACAGAGACACAATTGGTCCCGGCATTGGCTACGTTGTGTTATCACGAGTTCGTGAAGCACGAAACGTAGAATTTGCGACAGTATTAACAGCAAAACACATAACGCCTATGACGATATTGCAGTCATGA